Below is a genomic region from Nitrospirota bacterium.
TGTTCATTCTCAAATAGGTCCTTCCCATATTATAGTGTGCCTTTGCAAAGGTTGGTTCAAGTTCGAGGGCTTTTCTATAAGAGGCATACGCCTCCTCTGTCATGTCTTTATGGGAGTAGGCATTGCCGATATTGTAATAGTACCCTGCGTTATCCGGGTCGACCTCGATTGCCCTCTTATATGTTTGTATTGCATAGGTGTAGTAGTGCCTTTCTTTGTAGTTATAGCCCAAGTTATTAAGTGCCTGTGCAAAATCAGGGTTAATCTTAAGGGACTTCTTATATGCCTCTATCGCATCGTCAAATGCATAATGGATTTCAAATAGATTGCCTATAAAGAAATACGACATATAGTCCGTGGGGTCTTTTTCGACTGCGACATTGAAATAAGAAAGTGCCTTTTCATCAAAGCCATGCTTCATGTATGCAATGCCTGCTGACCTCCAGAGCCTTGGGTTATCCGAATAGAGCTTAAAGAGCTTATCGAGCTCCTTGAGGTATTTCTTTTTCTCGATTGCCTTGAGCATGGCAAGTGAGACCCTGAAGTCAGGATTGTCTTTAACCTTTAAAGTACTTTCGAGTGTCTCCTTTGCGGATTTGTAGTTTTCTAAGTAGATATAGGCATCGGAAAGCCGTAGCAGTTCTTCTACTTCGATTGAATCTAAAGCCTCGTATGCCCTGATTGCCTTTTGCCATTTGCCTTGAAGAAAATAGATTTCGCCTGACATATATTCTTCGGAAGTCGCATTCAGCACTCCTCCTGATGCCAATGAAAGGGATAAAACCAAAGTGGCTACAGATATAAGCAAAATTTTTATCACTTCTATATTTTAACAGAAATTCCTTCCCCTGTTGCCTCATTTAAAAATCTTGATGAAATAAAAATCGTTGCCATCTCCTTTTTTTATAGGTTCAAGTTGAATTCCCTAAGTGCTTGAATTATCTTCATTTTTATCGTTAGAGTGTTCAATCTTTTTCATTTTGTTCAAATTGCCGCCTTTTTCATCACCCTCTATGAGCCTTGCCTTGTCCATGAGGATTGCAGAGGCAATAACCTTGCACAAAATCTTTTTGCTCATATGTCGGCCTGTCATAGCTTAAATCAAAAGGAGATGAAGGAGTCAAGATGAAGTATTTCACCTGAAGTATTTCACCTGAAATGTTTCACTTAAGACATTTCCACATCCCGTCATTCCTGCTTGTCAGGAATCCTTCCGACTTGTTCGGAATCGAAAGAAAGATTCTGGACAAGCCAGAATGACAATCAACGAAACCGAATGCCAAAAAATTGGGGCAACTCCTGTTCTAAATTGGCAAGACAAACAGAAATTCCTCCTTGAGATTATCTTCTTTATATGGGTATAATTAGCACTCCATGAAAAACAAGGTCTCCATTATAGGCTGTGGTAATGTTGGCACAACAACTGCTGGGTTTATTGCACAAGCAGGCATTTCGGATGTTGTGCTTTTTGACATCCTTGAGGGTATGCCTCAGGGAAAGGCATTGGATTTATCAGAGGCATGTCCCCTCTGGGGCTCGGCTTCGTCCATAAAAGGCACAAATAACTATCAGGACACCAAGGATTCCGATATTGTCGTAATTACTGCCGGACTTGCAAGAAAGCCGGGCATGTCAAGAGACGACCTTCTTTTTGCAAATGCAAAGATTATAAAAGAGGTGGCAGTTCGGGTCTCAAGGCTCTCGCCTGAAGCAGTTATCATAGCGGTTACAAACCCTATGGATGCAATGGCATATCTTGCATGGAAGACATCGGGGTTTCCGCATAAAAGGGTAATAGGGATGGGAGGAGTTCTGGATTCATCGAGGCTAAGGACTTTTACTGCATGGAACCTCGGGGTCTCTCCATCGGATATAGAGGCAATGGTAATTGGAAGTCATGGAGACGAGATGCTCCCACTCATGAGATTTACAACCCTAAAGGGTGTCCCGGTAACAGAGCTAATTAAACGGTCCGAGATAGATGCTATTAAAGAAAGGACTAAAAAAGCAGGTGCTGAGATTGTCGGGCTTCTTAAAATAGGTAGTGCTTATTACTCTCCAGCACAGTCGGCATTTGAGATGATAAAGGCAATACTACTCGATGAAAAAAGGCTTCTTCCGTGCTCTTGCTATTTAAATGGCGAGTATGGTGTAAGGGGAATCTATGTAGGTGTGCCTGCCATCATAGGAAAAGAAGGTGTTGAAAAGGTCATAGAACTTAAATTAGATGATCCTGAAATTGAGGAATTTAAAAGTTCCATTGCCTCTGTTAGGGCAATGATAGAAAAGCTCAACATATAATACCAAGGAGGATTTATAGTGCAGAGGACTCTTTCTATTGTAAAACCAGATGCTGTAAAGAAAAACCTGATAGGTAAAATAATTGGACGGTTTGAAAAAGCAGGGCTCAGGGTATCTGCCCTTAGAATGTTTAGGATTACAAAGGAAACCGCAAAAAGGTTTTATATCGCCCATAAGGATAAGCCCTTCTATGAAAGCCTTACTGATTTTATATCAGAAGGACCCATAGTGGTAATGGTGCTTGAGGGGAAAGATGCCATTTCAAAGGTAAGGGACATAATGGGTGCTACAAACCCAAAGGATGCAAAGAAGGGGACACTCAGGGCTGATTTTGCAGAAAGTATAGACAGGAATATTGTTCATGGTTCCGATTCTTTGGAGTCTGCAAAATATGAGATACCGTTTTTCTTTTCAGCAATTGAAATAATGGAGTAGGAGGTTTTATGGATTATTTTTTAACAGAAGAGCAGGTGATGCTCAGGGACTTAGCAAGGCAGATTGCAAGTGAAAAGGTCATACCTCAAAGGCATGAGCTTGATGAAAAAGAAGAGTTCCCGTGGGAGATAATGAAAGTCCTTGCCCAATCAGACCTTTTGGGGCTTTTCATACCTGAAGAATATGGTGGTCTTGGCAAAGGCTCTTTAGAGCTTTGTATTGCGGTTGAGGAGCTTTCGAGGGCATGTCTTGGGGTTTCAACAACATATGCGGCAAATGCATTAGGCACATATCCACTACTTCTTTATGGCACAGATGAGCAGAAAAAGAAATACCTTCCTGACATAGCATCGGGCAAAAGGCTCGTTGCATTTGGCTTGACAGAGGCAAATGCAGGCTCTGATGCAGGTGGTATACAGACAACTGCCCAAAAAAATGGAAACGAATATGTCCTTAATGGAACAAAGCAATGGATAACAAATGGCGGCGAGGCTGAAATCTATACAATCATCGCAATGACTGATAAATCTAAAGGCACAAGAGGTGCATCTGCATTCATAGTTGAGAAAGGCACAGCAGGCTTTACATTTGGGAAAAAGGAAAAGAAGATGGGTATAAGGGCATCTGTAACTCGGGAGCTTGTGTTTGATAATTGCAAAATCCCTAAAGAAAACATTATCTCAAAGGAAGGAATGGGCTTTATTGTAGCTATGAGGACATTAGATAACTCAAGGACAGGAGTCGGTGCACAGGGTGTTGGGGTTGCACAGGGTGCATTCGATGAGGCAGTGAAATTCGCAAGGCAGAGGATTCAGTTTGGACATCCAATTATCAGCTTTCAGGCAATTCAGCATATGCTTGCCGATATGGCTACTGAGATAGAGGCAGGAAGGGCATTAGTTTATTCGGTTTGTAGATACATAGACAGTGGTGCAAAGGACATAACAAAGGAATCTGCAATGGCAAAGCTCTTTGCCACTGACATTGCAATGAGGGTTACAACGAATGCAGTTCAAGTCATGGGTGGTGCAGGATATATGAGGGAATACCCTGTTGAGAAAATGATGAGGGATGCAAAGATTCTTCAAATCTACGAGGGCACAAACCAGATTCAGAGGAATGTCATAGCACAGGCACTCATTAAAGAGGCGGCGAGGAAGAAATAACAAAGGTGATGGATTGAAATTCAGTGAGCTTATTAGGTTATTAGAGGAAAATGGATTTAGAATTTTAAAGGAGAAAGGCTCTGTAAGATACTATGGCAAGCCGGGATGGGATAAGTTAATCAGAGTTGATTATCATGGTTCAAAAGAAGTCCCAAAAGGCACCTGTCATGCTATACTTAAATCGGCAGACATTAAGAGATAGAAAGGAGCTATCAGGATGATTGAACTGGAATACTCCCTCGTAATAGAGGCAACCGAAGAGCCTGATT
It encodes:
- a CDS encoding tetratricopeptide repeat protein; its protein translation is MIKILLISVATLVLSLSLASGGVLNATSEEYMSGEIYFLQGKWQKAIRAYEALDSIEVEELLRLSDAYIYLENYKSAKETLESTLKVKDNPDFRVSLAMLKAIEKKKYLKELDKLFKLYSDNPRLWRSAGIAYMKHGFDEKALSYFNVAVEKDPTDYMSYFFIGNLFEIHYAFDDAIEAYKKSLKINPDFAQALNNLGYNYKERHYYTYAIQTYKRAIEVDPDNAGYYYNIGNAYSHKDMTEEAYASYRKALELEPTFAKAHYNMGRTYLRMNMLKEALDEFKLYVKYWDPSIPSQDAPHPESFKEEIKLLEEALMEQTREK
- the mdh gene encoding malate dehydrogenase, with the translated sequence MKNKVSIIGCGNVGTTTAGFIAQAGISDVVLFDILEGMPQGKALDLSEACPLWGSASSIKGTNNYQDTKDSDIVVITAGLARKPGMSRDDLLFANAKIIKEVAVRVSRLSPEAVIIAVTNPMDAMAYLAWKTSGFPHKRVIGMGGVLDSSRLRTFTAWNLGVSPSDIEAMVIGSHGDEMLPLMRFTTLKGVPVTELIKRSEIDAIKERTKKAGAEIVGLLKIGSAYYSPAQSAFEMIKAILLDEKRLLPCSCYLNGEYGVRGIYVGVPAIIGKEGVEKVIELKLDDPEIEEFKSSIASVRAMIEKLNI
- the ndk gene encoding nucleoside-diphosphate kinase, whose product is MQRTLSIVKPDAVKKNLIGKIIGRFEKAGLRVSALRMFRITKETAKRFYIAHKDKPFYESLTDFISEGPIVVMVLEGKDAISKVRDIMGATNPKDAKKGTLRADFAESIDRNIVHGSDSLESAKYEIPFFFSAIEIME
- a CDS encoding acyl-CoA dehydrogenase family protein; translated protein: MDYFLTEEQVMLRDLARQIASEKVIPQRHELDEKEEFPWEIMKVLAQSDLLGLFIPEEYGGLGKGSLELCIAVEELSRACLGVSTTYAANALGTYPLLLYGTDEQKKKYLPDIASGKRLVAFGLTEANAGSDAGGIQTTAQKNGNEYVLNGTKQWITNGGEAEIYTIIAMTDKSKGTRGASAFIVEKGTAGFTFGKKEKKMGIRASVTRELVFDNCKIPKENIISKEGMGFIVAMRTLDNSRTGVGAQGVGVAQGAFDEAVKFARQRIQFGHPIISFQAIQHMLADMATEIEAGRALVYSVCRYIDSGAKDITKESAMAKLFATDIAMRVTTNAVQVMGGAGYMREYPVEKMMRDAKILQIYEGTNQIQRNVIAQALIKEAARKK
- a CDS encoding type II toxin-antitoxin system HicA family toxin, whose product is MKFSELIRLLEENGFRILKEKGSVRYYGKPGWDKLIRVDYHGSKEVPKGTCHAILKSADIKR